Below is a genomic region from Thunnus albacares chromosome 4, fThuAlb1.1, whole genome shotgun sequence.
CACTATCAGCTCTccattaaaggcaaaaaatgcccaaaaacatatctttaaacaataaaaaagatttaGATTTACATTAGAGTAAAGGCTGGGGTCAATGAGAGTCTTCACATACATAGAAAGACAAACGTGTATCTGTGTGTCATTCACAGACCTTCTGCTTCTCCCTCAGTGTGTCCAGCTCATATTGTCTCTGCAGCATCTCCCTCTCCAGTtccactctcctctcttcctcctcctcttcctctctcctcctcgcTTCCTCTCGCTCCCTCTGCCGCCGCCGCTCCTCCACCTGGGCCTCAATTGCtcgctggaggaggaggaggaggatgagagacagtaaaatatttagaaaGCCAACCAATAAAATCTGTGTGGACTCCTcgtctccctcctcttcttacctgctgctccagctgtttgagcctcctcctctctctctcctctatctGGATGGGGTCCAACAGGGCGGTCATGGTCCTCAGGTAGctgacaaaacaacatttactCTTATACGATGCACATATAGACAAGTGACGAATTAAAGGAATATCCTGAATAAATGAGCGGAAAACAAATACTTCCATACTGGAAAGTTCTCTGGATTTGTCATTAATCTGTATGTAGATAGAAAAGCTATTACACACACCGCAAAACAAACTTCTGGGTGGACTGAAGTAAGACGAGGCTATTTTTTTTGTGTAGCACCTTTCACCAACAACAGAAATTCATGCAGGTTTTTTTATAGACTTTCTACCTTCCTCGTGGTCTTTCACTCCTCCCCTCCTACCTGGTTCTGGTCGGGTATCCGCTGGTCATGTCCACGCTGGCTCCTCCTACGCTCTCTGCTCCACAGCTGCTTGTGGCGTCCCAGACCAGGGACAGGCTGGAGGACGGGTCCCACTCCCCTCGCTCGGAGCCACCGTGCGGGGCCGGAGGTGGAGCCGACGGAGCCGACGGAGCCGTGGTCTGGACAGGAAGTCTCCTCTGCAGAGAGTCGAAGTGCGCGGCCCAGAGCTCGTGGTCCTCCGTCTGCAGAGACACCGCGAACGGAAAGACCAGATCATCACGTGTCAGTATGAACACGGAATACAGTAGAACATCAACATGAATCATGATAAATGACTGCAGCTGTCTggtttctactgtgtctctactctacctgtctggtttctactgtgtctctactctacctgtctggtttctattgtgtctctactctacctgtctggtttctactgtgtctctactctacctgtctggtttctactgtgtctctactctacctgtctggtttctactgtgtctctactctacctgtctggtttctactgtgtctctactctacctgtctggtttctattgtgtctctactctacctgtctggtttctactgtgtctctactctacctgtctggtttctactgtgtctctactctacctgtctggtttctactgtgtctctactctacctgtctggtttctattgtgtctctactctacctgtctggtttctactgtgtctctactctacctgtctggtttctattgtgtctctactctacctgtctggtttctactgtgtctctactctacctgtctggtttctactgtgtctctactctacctgtctggtttctattgtgtctctactctacctgtctggtttctactgtgtctctactctacctgtcaggtttctactgtgtctctactctacctgtctggtttctattgtgtctctactctacctgtctggtttctactgtgtctctactctacctgtctggtttctacCGTGACTCTACTCTACCTGTCAggtttctactgtgtctctactctacctgtctggtttctattgtgtctctactctacctgtctggtttctactgtgtctctactctacctgtctggtttctattgtgtctctactctacctgtctggtttctactgtgtctctactctacctgtctggtttctactgtgtctctactctacctgtctggtttctattgtgtctctactctacctgtctggtttctacCGTGACTCTACTCTACCTGTCAggtttctactgtgtctctactctacctgtcaggtttctactgtgtctctactctacctgtctggtttctaccgtgtctctactctacctgtcaggtttctactgtgtctctactctacctgtctggtttctactgtgtctctactctacctgtctggtttctactgtgtctctactctacctgtcaggtttctactgtgtctctactctacctgtctggtttctactgtgtctctactctacctgtcaGGTTTCTACCGTGACTCTACTCTACCTGTCAGGTTTCTACCGTGactctactctacctgtctggtttctattgtgtctctactctacctgtctggtttctactgtgtctctactctacctgtctggtttctactgtgtctctactctacctgtctggtttctactgtgtctctactctacctgtctggtttctattgtgtctctactctacctgtctggtttctactgtgtctctactctacctgtctggtttctactgtgtctctactctacctgtcaGGTTTCTAttgtgtctctactctacctgtcaggtttctactgtgtctctactctacctgtctggtttctattgtgtctctactctacctgtctggtttctattgtgtctctactctacctgtctggtttctactgtgtctctactctacctgtctggtttctactgtgtctctactctacctgtctggtttctattgtgtctctactctacctgtctggtttctactgtgtctctactctacctgtcaggtttctactgtgtctctactctacctgtctggtttctattgtgtctctactctacctgtctggtttctactgtgtctctactctacctgtctggtttctacCGTGACTCTACTCTACCTGTCAggtttctactgtgtctctactctacctgtctggtttctattgtgtctctactctacctgtctggtttctactgtgtctctactctacctgtctggtttctattgtgtctctactctacctgtctggtttctactgtgtctctactctacctgtctggtttctactgtgtctctactctacctgtctggtttctattgtgtctctactctacctgtctggtttctacCGTGACTCTACTCTACCTGTCAggtttctactgtgtctctactctacctgtcaggtttctactgtgtctctactctacctgtctggtttctattgtgtctctactctacctgtctggtttctactgtgtctctactctacctgtctggtttctactgtgtctctactctacctgtctggtttctattgtgtctctactctacctgtctggtttctattgtgtctctactctacctgtctggtttctactgtgtctctactctacctgtctggtttctactgtgtctctactctacctgtctggtttctattgtgtctctactctacctgtctggtttctactgtgtctctactctacctgtcaggtttctactgtgtctctactctacctgtctggtttctattgtgtctctactctacctgtctggtttctactgtgtctctactctacctgtctggtttctacCGTGACTCTACTCTACCTGTCAggtttctactgtgtctctactctacctgtctggtttctattgtgtctctactctacctgtctggtttctactgtgtctctactctacctgtctggtttctattgtgtctctactctacctgtctggtttctactgtgtctctactctacctgtctggtttctactgtgtctctactctacctgtctggtttctattgtgtctctactctacctgtctggtttctacCGTGACTCTACTCTACCTGTCAggtttctactgtgtctctactctacctgtcaggtttctactgtgtctctactctacctgtctggtttctaccgtgtctctactctacctgtcaggtttctactgtgtctctactctacctgtctggtttctactgtgtctctactctacctgtctggtttctactgtgtctctactctacctgtcaggtttctactgtgtctctactctacctgtctggtttctactgtgtctctactctacctgtcaGGTTTCTACCGTGACTCTACTCTACCTGTCAGGTTTCTACCGTGACTCTACTCTACCTGTCAGGTTTCTACCGTGACTCTACTCTACCTGTCAggtttctactgtgtctctactctacctgtctggtttctactgtgtctctactctacctgtccggtttctactgtgtctctactgTACCTGGCTCTGCAGGACTTTCTCTCGTCTCCTGCGTTCAGTGGCCTCGTCTCTCTGTTGGTTCAGCTCCTCCAGCCAGcgtctcctctgctcctctctcctctccacactcaGCACCTCCTCCACTGGAGTGACctcctgcacacaaacacaacacagttcaGAGTTttggataaaattaaaaaaaaaaaaaatctttgtttttgtcatatttttgttttttgttgagaCAGTCAGACGTGTTCATTAAACACTTGTGTGACACCTGTGATTCACTTTGACTGAAGCATAAGAGCAAAATTCTCTTATTCCTAAATTCTTTGGATGAagaccaggaggaggaggaggaggaggaggaggaggaggaggaggaggaggaggaggaggaggaggaggaggaaaggctGCTCAGTGTGACAACGACTTTTATTAACAGGTCAGATTTACCCCGAGTCTGAGACTGGATCTGATGGCAGCAGGCTGCTCTCTGTGGCTCAACGAGCTCCGAACTGATAACACACTTTCTGTGTCCTCCTcaacctgaaacacacacacacacacacacacacacacacacacacacacacaaagattatGAAATACTTTAGAACAGGGAATAGGTTTCCAAGCTGTGTCAACGTTGGATCCAATCTGATCTCATGTCTTCTCGGGTTGCCAGGGGTTACAGGTTTGATGTTGTACAACATCATGTGTGTCGCTGTTTCGGTTTCCAACCTTTAGTTCAAATGACAACCtgatatttcactgaatataTCAGCgacatgttttgttgttgaatcTCCAGAAATGTTGCACCACATAGAAAGGACTGTTAGTGGTAAAAACAGACTATGACAAAGATAGAAAAGGTTACTACTACTAAAAATtccaaaatgtctttttttttgtgacatttttcgCTAAATTTGGATCAACGGCTATATGAAAACGAGGCGATTATCTTCACATTGCAGTATGAGGAACAGTTAGAGCtgttctgttgttgtgtgtaaATAAAGCTGCTGTGGAGCAGTTAAATGTTCTTGTTCCCacactgatgaaaaacaaaacagttgaaAACAGTAACTAACAACTAGCAACTAACAGAAACTCCGGAGTtcaaacatgaaacacatgacATACCTGCAGTCTGCCAGGAGCtgaacactgctgctgctgctgttgtttcagTGCCACCTGCtcatctaacacacacacacacacacacacacacacacacacacacacacacacacacacacacacacacacacacacacacacacacacacacacacaaaagatttCATTTGTCAGAATCGCTTTAATAAACTGCTGCACccaacagttatttttttaGTCTCAATTGTATCTTTTTTGATTGGTTAATTATTTCGGGCGTAAATGTCACAAATTATAGCAGTGAGTCCATTTATATCTGGCTGCTCAACCTCCCACACTAGTTCTGACTGACTGGGAATATTTGTGTGGGACACATTTAGAACAAGGTTGGAGTATGAAACGCCTTCATTATCTGTTAAGCATGTTTTGGCGACGGCCTggagacagaaaattaaaagcCATTAATCAAATGCAATAGTTTGTAGGCTCTAAACTTTGCTGTATTTAAAGCAGGATCAAATGATTTTTTCTGGCCACTCGGGGgcaaaagaaaaccttaacaagCTGGAAACACACCTCTGGCATATTATCACCTTGTAAAGTATAAAgcgaacatgttagcaaacagttgcatattttcacatccagcagctaCTAGATGTTctactttcttcaccagctggtcgctaactttgtctgtctgtcatttggtgctgggcaggaaGTGTTCaatgggtttatcagagctggTTTGCTGAAAACAAAGAGACTGAATcataaatgtgctgtaaaaacaaaactatgagCGAAAAGAGcctaaaaagctctgtagagctgcagagttggtgagAACTCTCTGTGGGTTCAGAACTACAGGTgtcacctttcacattacatgtaggCTTTTTAATTCCTTGTTGATATCAAAAatatgtctgtctgctgtttggtgcgGGACGATGGGCTTATCAGAGCTCGTTTGCTGCTGAAaacactgaaccaaaacagtaaatatgctataaaaccaaaactatgcCTGAAATGAGTCTAAAAAGCTCTGAAGAGCAGCAGCGTCGGGGAGACGTCTCTGGGGTTTGTTGCTATaattaatatgaatatgaattactggagcattaaaatgtttgtgtgtgtttacttagTTCTCTCCTCCACTGAGCCTTCTTGGCGTCCATGgcagctctgctctctgactGTCGCTCCTCCAGCCAGCTGAACAGACACCCAGACGACCTGAACAACAGTAGTAACAGTCTGCTTTTAACACTTTAGAAGTACGGaatacaaaaaaattaatttgctCACTATAGGAGCACAATGGACCTGACCTGCACTAATACTGCTGACATGTCTTAAACAATAGAAACAAATGAGTAAACTGAGCAACtaaattttgtgtaattttagtTGACTTAAGAGAAAACAAAGCTTATTTTGCTTCCTGTACAATTCCAATAGAGGACAGAGCCAGAGCAGCAGTAGACAGGACATCTACTAAATCATGCTGAACAACACTAAACatcttgttgtgttttattaataCTGTGAGGAAGTGGAACGTAGGTCTGGTCCTATTTtgtctgtgacctctgacccttaCTTCTGTTTGACTGTATTAAAGGTCATCTATAGAGATAAGTTTTCATGTTCATATTAGggatttctggcacaacttcactgCTTCCGAGGTGCATGGAGAGTGGAAAAAAGTCTGAAGAGGTCAAAACACCGACACTCATAAGCCTAAAACACACTGATctcacaataaagttgttcttcaaaCTTCAAGTGTGGAGTTTCGACCTCttcataaatgttttgtttatccAGAGGAACTCTGTTTTGTCAGCAGGACAAACATCTTGTTGAGGATGAGCTCCTCACCTGTTATCTTTATCCTGTGAGGCTCCTGTTGTATCAGTTACTCCTCCCTTCTGAatttcttcccctcctcctcctcctcctcctcctccatcttcctccttcatctctcctcctcctctatcaTTCGCTGAAGAGCCAGATTTTGAGTCCGTTTCATTTCctaataaagaaaaagacatgaaGTTGGGAGAGTCTAGTGTCCGATATGAATGGGCACCTTATCAATATAATTTTGTGGATTTCAGCCACTGTTGTCTGAGTTTATAATGTCCAGTAGTTCCCTCTGTGTCTTTCTCAATACTAACTTTCACTCACTCTCAGTACCGTTGGTCCTGTGGTCCTCTGGTGGGTGTTGGCCATTGCTGGAGGTCTGGACGGTGTTGAggatgtgctgcagctgctcacTGGTCAGACACACCACATTATCCTTCAGTCCTGTGTCCCCACTGGGCAGCGTGTCCTTTAGTCCCGCCTTTCCACCACTTCGATTCTGAAGCGCTCCTTTTTTCCCATTGGCTCTCCGGGATCCAACGGTGGAGCTCTGTTGGTGTCTGTCTGACTTCAccttcagcacacacacacacacacacagcagatgaatgtgCTGTCAAAAGAAGAGtcaagattaaaaaacaaagacagcatGAGATTTACCTTGGGTTCAGCTTTAGCACCGCctcctgctgtgtgatgctCCCGTGTTTTGGATGTTGTCAGAGTGGTGCTTTTTCCCCCGTCAGCAGTGGTGCTGGAGGTGAAGGAGGATGCTGCTCCTCCTGCCTTGACCCTGCGGTCTCTGTGCCTCCCTGCCTGCTGCCTGGCTGGACGCTCCACCTGCACCTCCTCAACACAGGACGGCTGCCTGGAGCTCAGGATGTTAGCTGCTCTGGGCCTGAAGGACAGCTGCTGTgtatgttaaattaaattatgtcAGACAAAACCATAAGAGGTAACACCCGGATTGTTTGAGTTTTCCTATCAGCATTTTTGCCAATTAGAAACATAAACCTGTGCTGTTTACTACAATCTGTGGACACCACGGTCCACTTACTTTTGGTCTGGTTCTGGGTTTTCCAGGTTTGGTTTTGGTCGCTTATTTCCAATGaagggaaatcttaatgctacagcatacgatgatattttagacaatagtgtCCTGGTGTCCAGTTACTAATTGAAgtggttttcccagtttggtgtgaaAGAGCTCGACTGGCCTTTACAGAGCCTTAACTTCgaccccatccaacacctttgagATGAGCTGGAACGCAGACTGTGAGCCAGACCTTATCAtctaacatcagtgttggacctcactaatgctcttgtggctgaatgggaacAAACCCCTGCAGCCAGGTCCCAACATTAATGTCCATGGTTTTTCGAAAGATAACTATCACATATAGCCTGAAtgttcaggtgtccacatacttttggacATATAGTGCATGTCTAGCTCATTGTCACATTGCAACACATTGCGTGTTTGTTCCATTTTAAGCTTCACTGATTTCCTGGAAGCCAGAATTAGTTtcaaaatgcaataaaagcAGCTAAGAGACAAAAATATGGAGtacattattttaatgtgcaCAATTACTGAGCTGTTTCCTAACATTTCTAATGAGACACTAATTTACAGTGAGGAAGTCTGTGAATTTAAGAAATTTAACCGATATGTGGTGGCACAGAACGTTTCTGCAGAGCAGGTCATATATTCCTATTTAGTCTTTAATGTGTAGAAATGCAGAATTGTAATGGCCAGGCTGTAAGATTCTTACCTTTACTGGATTCTTCTCAACACCTGCAGTGGAGGAAAGACGTAACAGTGAACAGCCATTAATATTACACatccacatgcacacagttcATATTCCCTGATACCATTGTTGGAGTGAAATAAAGTGATGCAGAAAACTGGTTTAGTCTCACAACTCAGGTGTAGAAAATCTATAACAAATTATTTACCTAACCTGTGTGGATATGAGGGTTGTGTGTTatcaaaatgaactgaaaactaTTAGTAAtcaactaaaaaaataaaacacaaactacCCTTGTTAAAGTTAAGCTGTTTAAAATAACAGTATGTGCAATATGTACATGTAATGAGCATGACAATGTTTTGcaaacatcaaaaatatataatttgaaGATTAAGTGTCATTGCATGgaaattacaaaatacaaaacagcacACTAATATCaaaatttattatcaaaattaCTAATTGATAATAATCAACAGTCGTTGACATATAGTATTTTAATTGACAGGACCTGATGTGAAGAGCAGATAAGTGAGTGAAGCTTCCCTGGACTACTAAAGATATAAAAAGCTGAAGCCTCTCACCATGACTGAGTACAATCAACTTGGGTTTTCCATTTTCAAGTTCAAACAGCAAGCCATCTCTGttcacaaagacacaaaatatcTGAGTGAAAAACAGATACATGAtaacataaaaaagtaaaaaccagACTGAACATGTTATTGTATTCTGTATTGTGTGTATAGTACAACAACTTTAAATGTCTCTAAATGTCTCCAATTGTCttatagtattttattttgttgatgtttttcctgcaaaaacactttttgtggGACAAAAATGAACTAAACTGAAGAGGCTGCTCAGTGGAAAAGTCCAAACATGGGATCAGAATCACAGAAACAGCCCCGAGTTAGTACTGGATTTGGTGGTCAGAGGTGGTGGAGGTCTCAATTATCCAAATCCTGATTGCTTGACAGTAGTTTGTCATGATGACATTGATGCAGAGACACAACAGTACATATTGTATCAAGTTGCCAGGTAATTACAGTACATAGTGTCACAGGTGCAGATGCAGCACAACAAAACTCAAACACTATGTAACCACAGACAATATTAAACAATGTTACAGATTTACATGAACtactttgatttttctttcatgcCTCCCCTGTTTCATATAATTTGGCTCTGGTAGGTGAAAATGATGCTTAATGAAATTAACAGGAACTCTTTCCACGCCTGTAACTCATTAGTGTTTATTTACAACGAAAAGCAAGAATGTGGGCTAAAGGCGAcacgttgttgttgttattatctgcactgtgcatgtatgaacagtTATGTTGCGTGTTTTACGAAAAGCGTTTACTGTTTGTTCACGTAGATAACGCTGTACAATAATGTAAAGTATAATAATCCCCCTGCATCTCACTGCGACACATACCGTCAACGTGTTAGCCTAGCTAGCTAAGCTTATTGTTTatctgaaaaaaacagactCACCCGAGATTCATGCCTACAGAGTGTTTACCGAGACGGCGGCTTGTTCACCGGCAAccttataaaaacagaaacggacggttaataaatgatttataattgGAGGAAAGCGCTTTTGTCCAGCCCTGGCTGACCGCACTGCCTGGCAGGCTGCAAGGTCCTGGTTGTTAAATTGTGTATGTTGGTTGCTGTCAACGACCAAGAACGGCTTCACTGATTGGTTAATTTTTTCTTCGCCGCAAAATG
It encodes:
- the ccdc66 gene encoding coiled-coil domain-containing protein 66 isoform X1 produces the protein MNLGDGLLFELENGKPKLIVLSHGVEKNPVKQLSFRPRAANILSSRQPSCVEEVQVERPARQQAGRHRDRRVKAGGAASSFTSSTTADGGKSTTLTTSKTREHHTAGGGAKAEPKVKSDRHQQSSTVGSRRANGKKGALQNRSGGKAGLKDTLPSGDTGLKDNVVCLTSEQLQHILNTVQTSSNGQHPPEDHRTNGTERNETDSKSGSSANDRGGGEMKEEDGGGGGGGGGEEIQKGGVTDTTGASQDKDNRSSGCLFSWLEERQSESRAAMDAKKAQWRRELNEQVALKQQQQQQCSAPGRLQVEEDTESVLSVRSSLSHREQPAAIRSSLRLGEVTPVEEVLSVERREEQRRRWLEELNQQRDEATERRRREKVLQSQTEDHELWAAHFDSLQRRLPVQTTAPSAPSAPPPAPHGGSERGEWDPSSSLSLVWDATSSCGAESVGGASVDMTSGYPTRTSYLRTMTALLDPIQIEERERRRLKQLEQQRAIEAQVEERRRQREREEARRREEEEEEERRVELEREMLQRQYELDTLREKQKAEEPDKDQDDGKQEETQESREVSRQGERLEEKVSGPVFPLKDTAVQTEAAPSLLHRADRVQTPEVSAQYQPPASLSAAPPNSKNRAVRTGKENICLPAGGGGGGGGRGGDPYDAFARTDRSRREKRRPEWNTQRPSRRFVPASERYPAALQRNRQESRLKRQAELLALQERTRLPRTDPPPPPPPPQNQEPRLCSNPTQTRTSPARRVESVSRGQSVSAAVYIERGRSPPVPAIRHNVQSQQASTSPPPPLEFIPYVRTDEVFNLDPLEPADTPPPHSPTEAPQSSASPPAPSHRDPLLHPELLRNSHTHRQQEILRGLAQLRQGLLQKQRELETDLNPRLKRHDNQRRSPSTTHQM